One Coffea eugenioides isolate CCC68of chromosome 2, Ceug_1.0, whole genome shotgun sequence genomic window, CAAAAACATCATTTGGTAAACAACATAGAAGTTTCCAAGATAGTTGGTATCAAAAGTTTGTATGGTTAGAGTATAGCATATCGAAAGATGCGGCGTTTTGCTTTTGGTGCTTTCTtttcaaaacacaaaataagGGAGGTCGATATGCAGAGGATGCCTTTACAAAAACGGGATTCAATAATTGGAAAAAGGCAATGGAAAGATTTAATGAACATATTGGAGCTGTGAATAGTTGCCATAATGATGCTAGAATACAGTTTGAAAGTTTTCAAGATCAAAGGCATAGTGTGTCAAATGTGCTACGATCTTGTGGGCGCGAAATAGATATTGCATATCGCACCCGTTTAACTGCTGCTCTGGATGTGACCCGCTTTCTTTTGAAGCAAGGATTGGCTTTTCGTGGAAATGATGAGTCAACTAGTTCTTCAAATAGAGgcaattttcttgaattgtttgAGTGGTATAGCCAGCGAAATACTGAGATTTTTGAGGTTGTAAATCAAAATGCTCCTGCAAATAATCAACTAACTTCTCCAATGATTCAAAAAGATCTGGCACATGCTTGTGCCTCAGAGATCACAAGTGTTATAATCAATGATATTGGAGACAATTATTTTTCCCTAATAGTTGATGAGTCTCGAGACAGTTCAGTGAAAGAGCAAATGGGAGTTGTTTTGAGATATGTGAACAAAGAAGGGCGTGTGATTGAACGTTTCCTTGCAATTGTACATGTGTCTGACACCACATCTCTTTGTTTGAAAGATGCAATTGATTCTTTATTCGCGCAACACGGATTATCATTATCCAAATTGAGAGGTCAAGGATATGATGGAGCTTCAAATATGCGAGGTGAGTTCAATGGTTTGAAGGCCCTTATATTACAAGAAAATCCCTATGCGATGTATATTCACTGTTTTGCTCACCAACTCCAGTTAGTTATTGTTGCTGTTGCTAAGGGAAATATCATTGTCAGTGAATTCTTTGTCTATGTCTCTATGATTGTCAATTTAACTGGAGCATCATGTAAAAGGAGAGATCAATTAAGACAAATAGAACATGATAAGATTGTTACACTTTTAGACAGTGGAGATATTATTAGTGGAA contains:
- the LOC113759487 gene encoding zinc finger MYM-type protein 1-like is translated as MERFFKPKRVRSGESSNEPNISEPVQNQSCVELNLNDIVSDPGLRKSVEKFDISLRDHVRREYLTRGPCQPIGHMYPKTSFGKQHRSFQDSWYQKFVWLEYSISKDAAFCFWCFLFKTQNKGGRYAEDAFTKTGFNNWKKAMERFNEHIGAVNSCHNDARIQFESFQDQRHSVSNVLRSCGREIDIAYRTRLTAALDVTRFLLKQGLAFRGNDESTSSSNRGNFLELFEWYSQRNTEIFEVVNQNAPANNQLTSPMIQKDLAHACASEITSVIINDIGDNYFSLIVDESRDSSVKEQMGVVLRYVNKEGRVIERFLAIVHVSDTTSLCLKDAIDSLFAQHGLSLSKLRGQGYDGASNMRGEFNGLKALILQENPYAMYIHCFAHQLQLVIVAVAKGNIIVSEFFVYVSMIVNLTGASCKRRDQLRQIEHDKIVTLLDSGDIISGKGKNQETSLARPGDTRWGSHYLTLLRLSSMWASVIGILGNIQDDATTSDNRGMARGLIDRMNDYEFVFALHLMKYLLGITNDLSLVLHKGIKILSKP